Proteins encoded together in one Sphingomonas radiodurans window:
- a CDS encoding F0F1 ATP synthase subunit A: MAEGGGKIDPMHQFLVEPLFGTQNWSIAGYNIAFTNSAMWMVVATIVLIGFMSLGTKGSVIPSRGQVMVEGAVRFIDNMLAQNIGPEGKRYVPYVFSLFMFILFANVLGLLPLGVVGVHPFTFTSHFTITGVLAILSFAIVLVVGFWRHGLHFFSLFVPHGTPWWLLPVIPLIEFVSFMVRPFSLGLRLFVAMTAGHILLKVLAGFVVNAGNAGLGVGLLVGIPSFGLMVGISALELLVAGIQAYVFALLTSLYLNDAVNLH; this comes from the coding sequence GTGGCGGAAGGCGGCGGCAAGATCGATCCAATGCACCAGTTCCTGGTCGAGCCGTTGTTCGGCACCCAGAACTGGTCGATCGCAGGCTACAACATCGCCTTCACCAATTCGGCGATGTGGATGGTCGTGGCGACGATCGTGCTGATCGGCTTCATGTCGCTCGGCACGAAGGGCAGTGTGATCCCGTCGCGTGGTCAGGTGATGGTCGAGGGCGCGGTGCGCTTCATCGACAATATGCTGGCGCAGAACATCGGGCCGGAGGGGAAGCGCTACGTTCCCTACGTCTTCTCGCTGTTCATGTTCATCCTGTTCGCCAACGTTCTCGGGCTTCTGCCGCTGGGCGTTGTCGGCGTGCATCCGTTCACCTTCACCAGCCACTTCACGATCACGGGCGTGCTCGCGATCCTGAGCTTCGCGATCGTGCTGGTCGTCGGTTTCTGGCGTCACGGGTTGCATTTCTTCAGCCTGTTCGTGCCGCACGGCACGCCATGGTGGCTGCTGCCGGTGATCCCGCTGATCGAGTTCGTCTCGTTCATGGTGCGTCCGTTCAGCCTCGGCCTGCGACTGTTCGTGGCGATGACCGCCGGGCACATCCTGCTGAAGGTGCTGGCCGGGTTCGTCGTCAACGCCGGCAATGCCGGGCTTGGCGTCGGGCTACTGGTGGGCATTCCTTCGTTCGGCCTGATGGTCGGCATCTCGGCGCTCGAGCTGCTGGTCGCCGGCATCCAGGCCTATGTTTTTGCATTGTTGACGTCGCTGTATCTAAACGACGCCGTCAACCTGCACTAA
- a CDS encoding Mth938-like domain-containing protein, whose translation MNLDRSAGGPLVRGFTPKGFRIDDTTVLEAALLTVSEAIAWTPPPLGALDEAALAAILDPAPEFVLLGTGNTLARPPRALVAALDARGIGIEPMDSRAAARAWGVLRSEGRQVSAALYPLGA comes from the coding sequence ATGAACCTCGATCGCAGCGCCGGAGGGCCGCTGGTGCGGGGCTTCACGCCGAAAGGGTTCCGGATCGACGACACGACAGTGCTGGAGGCCGCCCTGCTCACGGTGAGCGAGGCTATCGCCTGGACCCCGCCCCCGCTTGGCGCGCTCGACGAGGCAGCGCTGGCGGCGATCCTCGATCCCGCTCCGGAGTTCGTGCTGCTCGGCACCGGCAACACGCTCGCGCGCCCACCGCGCGCGCTGGTCGCCGCGCTCGACGCACGCGGGATCGGGATCGAGCCGATGGACAGCCGCGCCGCCGCCCGCGCATGGGGCGTGCTGCGCAGCGAAGGCCGCCAAGTCAGCGCCGCTTTATACCCGCTCGGGGCGTGA
- a CDS encoding YnbE family lipoprotein, whose protein sequence is MSETVLKKQGGDTTSTMMKVMVIGLGLATGACVNVAAPDKPIVINLNISVTQEVVYRLDNEAKSLIKQNPGIF, encoded by the coding sequence ATGAGCGAAACAGTATTGAAGAAGCAAGGTGGCGACACGACCTCAACAATGATGAAGGTGATGGTGATCGGATTGGGATTGGCGACAGGCGCATGCGTCAATGTTGCCGCGCCGGACAAGCCGATCGTGATCAACCTCAACATCAGCGTCACGCAGGAAGTGGTGTATCGGCTCGACAACGAGGCGAAATCGCTGATCAAGCAGAACCCAGGGATTTTTTGA
- a CDS encoding TfoX/Sxy family protein: MATDRGTVSFIVDQLSGADDVSAKPMFGEYGVYSAGKLVALICDGQLFIKPTPGGRAFAGECAEAAPYPGAKPCLLIDPERWDDGDWLVALVTMTAAELPAPKPKAPRKPKRNGAPPVP; encoded by the coding sequence ATGGCGACCGACCGCGGCACAGTCTCCTTCATCGTCGATCAGCTCTCCGGGGCGGACGACGTCTCGGCAAAGCCGATGTTTGGCGAGTATGGCGTATACAGCGCCGGCAAGCTGGTCGCGTTAATCTGTGACGGGCAGCTGTTCATCAAGCCGACCCCGGGTGGACGCGCGTTCGCCGGTGAATGCGCGGAAGCCGCGCCCTACCCCGGTGCGAAGCCGTGCCTCTTGATCGACCCCGAGCGATGGGATGATGGCGACTGGCTTGTCGCGTTGGTGACGATGACGGCTGCCGAGTTGCCGGCGCCAAAGCCAAAGGCGCCACGCAAGCCGAAGCGGAACGGCGCCCCTCCCGTGCCCTGA
- the yajC gene encoding preprotein translocase subunit YajC, producing the protein MFISPAYAQTATGAGAQGGLASFLSLAPLVLVFIVFYFLMIRPQQRRMKMLQNAVAAVKKGDSVVTAGGLIGKVTKVEEQFVEVEIAPNTRVKIVKATLAEVTPLGSKPAND; encoded by the coding sequence ATGTTCATTTCCCCAGCTTACGCCCAGACGGCGACCGGCGCCGGCGCGCAGGGCGGCCTTGCCAGCTTCCTCAGCCTGGCCCCGCTCGTCCTGGTCTTCATCGTGTTTTACTTCCTGATGATCCGCCCGCAGCAGCGCCGCATGAAGATGCTGCAGAATGCGGTCGCCGCGGTGAAGAAGGGCGACAGCGTCGTCACCGCCGGCGGGTTGATCGGCAAGGTGACGAAGGTCGAGGAGCAGTTCGTCGAAGTCGAGATCGCGCCCAACACGCGCGTCAAGATCGTCAAGGCGACGCTCGCCGAAGTGACGCCGCTCGGCTCCAAGCCAGCCAACGACTGA
- a CDS encoding F0F1 ATP synthase subunit C, whose product MDAEAAKLLGAGLAAVGAGLASLGVGNVFGKFLEGALRNPGAADAQQGRLFIGFAGAELLGLLAFVVAMILVFVA is encoded by the coding sequence ATGGACGCAGAAGCCGCAAAGCTGCTCGGCGCCGGTCTCGCGGCCGTCGGCGCGGGCCTCGCATCGCTCGGCGTGGGCAATGTGTTCGGCAAGTTCCTCGAGGGCGCGCTGCGCAATCCGGGTGCGGCCGACGCGCAGCAGGGTCGTCTGTTCATCGGCTTCGCCGGCGCCGAGCTCCTCGGTCTGCTCGCATTCGTCGTGGCGATGATCCTGGTCTTCGTCGCCTAA
- a CDS encoding TIGR02117 family protein — MRRAFVIAASVTGGVLAYPVAGVVGGLIPSNAGWAPPERGITIYIESNGIHTGIVMPKLAAGVDWREDFPARDLVDPRYGALDHLSIGWGERNFYIGTPTWADLKPSVVLGAAVGSDETMVHVDHVPRPAPDGEVRRLVVRPAEYRRLAAYVRASLVPGGERHPGYFRYDVFYAAHGRYSAIHTCNAWVGNALRFAGIRVGAWTPFPGAVMRWFPRYG; from the coding sequence ATGCGACGTGCTTTCGTCATCGCCGCGAGCGTCACGGGCGGGGTACTCGCCTATCCGGTGGCCGGTGTGGTCGGCGGGTTGATCCCCAGCAACGCCGGCTGGGCGCCACCCGAGCGTGGCATCACGATCTATATCGAATCGAACGGCATCCACACCGGGATCGTCATGCCCAAGCTGGCTGCCGGGGTGGACTGGCGCGAGGACTTTCCAGCGCGCGATCTCGTCGATCCGCGCTACGGTGCGCTCGACCATCTCTCGATCGGTTGGGGCGAGCGCAACTTCTATATCGGCACGCCGACCTGGGCGGATCTGAAGCCGTCGGTGGTGCTCGGCGCCGCGGTGGGCAGCGATGAGACGATGGTCCATGTCGATCATGTGCCGCGTCCAGCGCCCGACGGCGAGGTTCGCCGGCTGGTCGTGCGGCCGGCGGAGTATCGCCGGCTCGCCGCTTACGTCCGGGCCTCGCTCGTGCCGGGTGGCGAGCGGCATCCGGGGTACTTCCGTTACGACGTGTTCTACGCTGCGCACGGGCGCTACAGCGCGATCCATACCTGCAATGCGTGGGTGGGAAATGCGCTGCGCTTCGCCGGGATCAGGGTCGGCGCATGGACTCCGTTCCCGGGCGCGGTGATGCGCTGGTTCCCGCGCTACGGTTGA
- a CDS encoding Gfo/Idh/MocA family protein — MATPHALAVIGVGKIARDRHLPAIAADPAFHLVATVDPHASVDGVPNYASLGALLADGRSIDAVSICTPPAMRAPIVLAAFEAGLHVMIEKPPATSLAEVEAMRSVAGTRTFFAAWHSREAAGVAPARAWLADKRIERVTIEWRENIRHWHPGQDWILAEGGFGVFDPGINALSILTAILPERVDLTAASIEVPEGRQSPLAARLEMRSGAVPIVATFDFLQLGEQTWTIDVETDAGSLSLRDGGKVLVVDGKSETGVNAEYPRLYRRFAELIEAGGSDVDDAPLRLTLDALARATRNKVEPFSW; from the coding sequence ATGGCGACGCCGCACGCGTTGGCCGTGATTGGCGTGGGCAAGATCGCGCGCGACCGGCATCTTCCGGCGATCGCTGCCGATCCGGCGTTCCACCTGGTCGCGACGGTCGATCCGCATGCGTCGGTCGATGGCGTGCCGAACTACGCCTCGCTAGGCGCGCTGCTCGCCGACGGCCGGTCGATCGACGCGGTATCGATCTGCACACCGCCAGCGATGCGCGCGCCGATCGTGCTGGCGGCATTCGAGGCGGGGCTGCACGTCATGATCGAGAAGCCGCCGGCAACTTCGCTGGCCGAGGTCGAGGCAATGCGCAGCGTCGCCGGGACGCGGACATTCTTCGCCGCCTGGCATTCGCGCGAGGCCGCGGGCGTCGCGCCGGCACGTGCCTGGCTGGCGGACAAGCGCATCGAACGCGTGACGATCGAATGGCGCGAGAACATCCGGCACTGGCATCCGGGGCAGGACTGGATCCTGGCGGAAGGTGGCTTTGGCGTATTCGATCCGGGCATCAACGCGCTGTCGATCCTCACCGCGATCCTGCCCGAGCGGGTAGACCTGACCGCTGCATCTATCGAGGTGCCCGAAGGCCGCCAGTCACCGCTTGCCGCAAGGCTGGAGATGCGATCGGGCGCGGTGCCGATCGTAGCAACCTTCGACTTCCTCCAGCTTGGTGAGCAGACGTGGACGATCGACGTCGAAACCGATGCGGGGTCCTTGTCGTTGCGTGACGGCGGGAAGGTGCTGGTTGTGGATGGCAAGTCGGAGACCGGCGTTAACGCGGAGTATCCGAGACTTTATCGCCGTTTCGCGGAGTTGATCGAGGCCGGCGGAAGCGACGTGGATGATGCGCCGCTGCGCCTGACCCTCGATGCGTTGGCGCGCGCGACGCGGAACAAAGTCGAACCGTTCAGCTGGTAG
- a CDS encoding putative quinol monooxygenase produces the protein MTILVMGTIKLGEGEGAKAATLLAEHAATVKTEEGCEEYSFAFDAADPDLIRIAERWASPEALGAHGQADHQKAFGRALRAHSPSAMSVEAWDGQHWRKLI, from the coding sequence ATGACGATCCTGGTAATGGGCACGATCAAGCTGGGCGAAGGCGAGGGCGCAAAGGCCGCCACGCTGCTCGCCGAACACGCCGCCACGGTGAAGACCGAAGAGGGTTGCGAGGAATATAGCTTCGCCTTCGACGCCGCCGATCCCGATCTGATCCGAATCGCCGAACGTTGGGCGAGCCCCGAGGCGCTCGGCGCACACGGCCAGGCCGATCACCAGAAGGCGTTCGGCCGCGCGCTGCGCGCGCATTCGCCCAGCGCGATGTCGGTCGAGGCGTGGGATGGGCAGCATTGGCGCAAGCTGATCTGA
- a CDS encoding F0F1 ATP synthase subunit B family protein, which yields MPQISQLAATWASQFFWLALTFGIVFFVVGRGMLPMVQKTIDSRDRSVAADLAAASSARDAADKAEEAWRLRDQANREAAQTLVAEARQRATAASAATLATAQAEQAQRVAAAEVDIKAATARVLGEIEAVAAEATQDIVSRVSGAQVSVDEARSAVQAAMANG from the coding sequence ATGCCTCAGATTTCCCAACTTGCCGCGACATGGGCGTCCCAGTTCTTCTGGCTGGCGCTGACGTTCGGTATCGTCTTCTTCGTCGTCGGCCGCGGCATGCTGCCCATGGTGCAGAAGACGATCGACTCGCGTGACCGGTCGGTCGCGGCGGACCTCGCCGCGGCATCGAGCGCACGCGACGCGGCGGACAAGGCGGAAGAGGCATGGCGCTTGCGCGATCAGGCCAATCGCGAGGCAGCACAAACACTCGTGGCGGAGGCACGCCAGCGCGCCACCGCCGCCAGCGCCGCAACGCTGGCTACCGCGCAGGCCGAACAGGCACAGCGCGTCGCCGCTGCCGAAGTCGATATCAAGGCGGCGACCGCCCGCGTGCTCGGCGAGATCGAGGCCGTCGCGGCCGAGGCGACGCAGGACATCGTTTCGCGCGTGTCCGGCGCGCAAGTTTCCGTGGACGAAGCAAGGAGCGCCGTTCAGGCGGCGATGGCCAATGGCTGA
- the secF gene encoding protein translocase subunit SecF has protein sequence MKLLKLVPDHTNIDFVRLRGWAFGLTLLLSVLAIGVTFAKGLNFGVDFEGGLMIEERFASPPDLDRVRAVVDAQNLGEASLQQFGDERTLTIRLPIQQGADEGATNAAVKKVETALSQAFPGATFNRYSTISGKVSGELIRNGVLAVVLAVLGIGLFAIVRFEWQFGVSTVAAIVHDLTMTLGFFAVTQFEFDLNIVAAVLTIIGYSINDKIVIDDRIRENMRRYRKMEMREIVNLSVNETLPRTVMTSVTILLALGALLFLGGHVLRGFTAAMILGIIVGTYSSIYVSSSLLISLGLRADPSIEKPVRGTIDNAERIAPREPRA, from the coding sequence ATGAAACTGCTGAAACTCGTCCCCGATCACACGAACATCGATTTCGTCCGGCTGCGCGGCTGGGCGTTCGGCCTCACGCTGCTCTTGTCGGTGCTCGCGATCGGCGTGACCTTCGCCAAGGGGTTGAACTTCGGCGTCGATTTCGAAGGCGGGCTGATGATCGAGGAGCGTTTCGCCTCGCCGCCCGATCTCGATCGCGTACGGGCGGTGGTCGACGCGCAGAACCTCGGCGAGGCTTCGCTGCAGCAATTCGGCGACGAGCGCACGCTTACCATCCGGCTGCCGATCCAGCAGGGCGCCGACGAAGGCGCAACCAATGCCGCAGTGAAGAAGGTCGAGACGGCGCTGAGCCAGGCCTTCCCCGGCGCGACGTTCAACCGTTACTCCACCATCTCGGGCAAAGTATCGGGCGAGCTGATCCGCAACGGCGTGCTCGCGGTGGTGTTGGCGGTGCTCGGCATCGGCCTGTTCGCAATCGTGCGGTTCGAATGGCAGTTCGGCGTCTCGACGGTCGCGGCGATCGTCCACGATCTGACGATGACGCTCGGCTTCTTCGCAGTGACTCAGTTCGAGTTCGACCTCAACATCGTCGCCGCGGTGCTGACGATCATCGGCTATTCGATCAACGACAAGATCGTGATCGACGATCGCATCCGCGAAAACATGCGCCGCTATCGCAAGATGGAGATGCGCGAGATCGTGAACCTGTCGGTCAACGAGACGCTGCCGCGCACCGTGATGACATCGGTGACGATCCTGCTCGCGCTCGGCGCGCTGCTGTTCCTCGGTGGCCATGTGCTGCGCGGCTTCACCGCGGCGATGATCCTGGGCATCATCGTCGGCACCTATTCGTCGATCTACGTCTCGTCGTCGCTGCTCATCTCGCTCGGTCTGCGCGCCGATCCGTCGATCGAGAAGCCGGTCCGCGGCACGATCGACAATGCCGAGCGCATCGCCCCACGCGAGCCGCGCGCCTGA
- a CDS encoding AtpZ/AtpI family protein encodes MAENEPGPDTLGQDARITSLDARLTAAQADEAHRTGAGKAVPDDGSRLGNRVLAELIGGMVGGALIGWVIDRFAGTQPWGLLVMLALGTIVAFRNIIRISTKGSK; translated from the coding sequence ATGGCGGAGAACGAGCCCGGACCAGACACTCTCGGCCAGGATGCACGCATCACCTCGCTCGACGCGCGGTTGACGGCGGCGCAAGCGGACGAGGCGCACCGGACAGGGGCGGGCAAGGCGGTACCCGACGACGGCTCCCGTCTCGGTAACCGCGTGCTCGCCGAGCTGATCGGTGGCATGGTCGGCGGCGCGCTGATCGGTTGGGTGATCGACCGGTTTGCGGGCACGCAGCCCTGGGGTCTGCTCGTGATGCTCGCCCTCGGGACGATCGTCGCGTTCAGGAACATCATTCGAATTTCGACCAAAGGTTCGAAATAA
- a CDS encoding YdbL family protein — protein sequence MAHLATKKAMLMAVAALALTGVSAAAWAQRDPAYAAARAAGQVGEQPDGYLGVVGAGSADLRALVNSINIQRKAAYTQKAQASGATVEQLAFTSGCNLIAQTSAGEKYRTPGGAWATRGGGAPERDPRCV from the coding sequence ATGGCACATCTGGCGACCAAGAAGGCGATGCTGATGGCGGTGGCCGCGCTGGCGCTGACGGGCGTGTCGGCGGCAGCCTGGGCGCAGCGCGATCCGGCCTATGCCGCCGCGCGCGCCGCCGGCCAGGTGGGCGAGCAGCCCGACGGCTATCTCGGCGTCGTCGGCGCGGGCTCGGCGGACCTTCGCGCGCTGGTCAATTCGATCAACATCCAGCGCAAGGCAGCGTATACGCAAAAGGCGCAGGCATCGGGCGCGACGGTGGAGCAGCTGGCGTTCACCAGCGGCTGCAATCTGATTGCGCAGACATCGGCCGGTGAAAAGTATCGCACCCCGGGTGGCGCCTGGGCGACTCGCGGTGGCGGGGCGCCGGAGCGCGATCCGCGGTGTGTGTGA
- a CDS encoding F0F1 ATP synthase subunit B family protein, whose product MAEFIITAAMSPGSVEVAQNLANADRAEGMTAEGTEAEGGAHHYVDPTVLGLNGTVWVSLAMLVLFAVLIWKKVPALIVGGLDKQIADIRRQLDEAKALRAEAEALRDEYARKIADAEASAADMATQANHEAEVIVAQAKADAADLVQRRARMAEDKIAAAERAAIAEVRAKTAVAAASAAATLISQHHGAQADKALVDRTIAGLGRPN is encoded by the coding sequence ATGGCTGAGTTCATCATCACCGCCGCCATGTCGCCCGGCTCGGTCGAGGTGGCACAGAACCTCGCGAATGCCGATCGCGCCGAAGGCATGACCGCCGAAGGCACCGAGGCCGAGGGTGGGGCGCATCATTACGTCGATCCGACGGTTCTTGGGCTAAATGGCACCGTGTGGGTATCGCTTGCGATGCTCGTGCTGTTCGCGGTGCTGATCTGGAAGAAGGTGCCGGCGCTAATCGTCGGCGGGCTCGACAAGCAGATCGCAGACATTCGCCGCCAGCTCGACGAAGCCAAGGCGTTGCGCGCCGAAGCCGAGGCGCTGCGTGACGAATATGCCCGCAAGATCGCCGACGCTGAGGCGAGCGCCGCCGACATGGCGACGCAGGCCAACCACGAGGCCGAAGTGATCGTGGCGCAGGCCAAGGCCGATGCCGCCGATCTGGTCCAGCGCCGCGCGCGCATGGCCGAAGACAAGATCGCCGCCGCCGAGCGCGCCGCGATCGCCGAAGTTCGCGCGAAGACTGCCGTGGCCGCCGCGAGTGCTGCTGCGACGCTGATCTCGCAGCACCACGGCGCGCAGGCCGACAAGGCACTGGTCGACCGCACGATCGCAGGGCTCGGCCGCCCGAACTGA
- a CDS encoding SMP-30/gluconolactonase/LRE family protein, whose protein sequence is MVSGGVRSILGEGPLWSAPDNAVFWVDILGKRLNRLSLEDDTVAGWDMPEAIGWVIERERGGLIAGFASGFAELDLDPLAIRPIVDPEIGVVENRMNDAKADCFGRIWAGTMPFSCSGETGAFYRLDPDRSCTRVDAPYTIPNGPAIAPDGATMFHTDTALRTIFRIAIRDDGGLGARTPHIVFEAGWGSPDGMTLDANGHLWVAHWGAGRVSRFDPAGSLERSIALPASQITSMTFAGPDLDRMFVTSAADGVDEQHGGALFEVDPGCRGLPTHKFGG, encoded by the coding sequence ATGGTCTCCGGCGGCGTCCGATCGATCCTTGGTGAAGGCCCGTTGTGGTCTGCGCCCGATAATGCGGTTTTCTGGGTCGATATCCTCGGCAAGCGGCTCAACCGTCTGTCTTTGGAAGATGATACGGTGGCGGGGTGGGACATGCCCGAAGCGATCGGCTGGGTGATCGAGCGTGAGCGCGGTGGCCTCATTGCCGGCTTCGCGAGCGGTTTCGCCGAACTCGACCTCGATCCGCTCGCTATTCGGCCAATCGTCGATCCCGAGATCGGCGTTGTGGAAAATCGAATGAACGATGCGAAGGCGGATTGCTTCGGGCGTATTTGGGCAGGAACGATGCCGTTCAGCTGCTCTGGCGAAACCGGCGCCTTCTACCGCCTCGATCCAGACCGCAGCTGCACACGCGTCGATGCGCCGTACACCATCCCCAACGGCCCGGCGATCGCCCCGGATGGCGCGACGATGTTCCACACCGATACCGCGCTGCGCACGATCTTCCGGATAGCTATCCGCGACGACGGCGGGCTCGGCGCTCGAACGCCGCACATCGTGTTCGAGGCCGGCTGGGGCAGCCCCGACGGCATGACGCTCGATGCCAACGGCCATCTGTGGGTCGCGCACTGGGGCGCGGGGCGGGTAAGCCGGTTCGATCCTGCAGGTTCGCTGGAACGATCGATCGCGCTGCCGGCATCGCAGATCACCAGCATGACCTTCGCCGGGCCGGATCTCGACCGCATGTTCGTCACCTCCGCCGCAGATGGCGTCGACGAGCAACACGGTGGCGCGCTGTTCGAGGTGGATCCGGGATGCCGCGGGCTGCCCACGCACAAGTTCGGCGGCTAA
- the secD gene encoding protein translocase subunit SecD, which produces MLDFPRWKVISIWLVIAVLCALAIPSLLPQRITDSWGAFPHPRVNLGLDLAGGSYLLLEADVNDVATGRIEAMREQVQTEMRRQDPRIEIGDISTRDNRLSFLLRDPTQVDAARERLTTIAGTGVGMTGQREWDIQVVDGSRMVLTPTQAGLTQAIDTAMGDATEVVRRRIDELGTREPTIIRQGSNRIVVQVPGLDNPQALKDLLGKTAKLEFKLVDETATAQQLASKQAPVGSQVLAYPTNPAGIPLIAVKRSVILSGDQLTDARQEFSQQTNEPQVAITFDSQGGRKFAQVTRENVNKPFAIILDNQVISAPNINEPILGGRAQISGSFTVESANALAIALRSGKLPVALKVIEESTVGPDLGAESIRAGILASAVAVALVVAFMLVTYGRFGVYANLAVVINVFVIVGVLALIGGTLTLPGIAGFVLTIGTAVDANVLINERIREERRRGRSVSQSIELGYSEASRTIFEANMTHAISGIIMFLLGSGPVKGFAVVLLIGIATSVFTAVLFTRMLTVQWLRRTKPKTINI; this is translated from the coding sequence ATGCTGGATTTCCCGCGCTGGAAGGTCATTTCGATCTGGCTGGTAATCGCCGTGCTCTGCGCGCTGGCGATTCCCAGCCTGTTGCCGCAGCGGATCACCGATAGCTGGGGCGCCTTCCCGCACCCACGCGTCAACCTCGGGCTCGATCTCGCCGGCGGCAGCTACCTGCTGCTCGAAGCGGACGTGAACGACGTCGCGACGGGCCGGATCGAGGCGATGCGCGAACAGGTGCAGACCGAGATGCGGCGACAGGATCCGCGGATCGAGATCGGCGACATTTCGACGCGCGACAACCGCCTCTCGTTCCTGCTGCGCGATCCCACCCAGGTGGACGCCGCACGCGAGCGGCTGACGACGATCGCGGGCACTGGCGTCGGCATGACCGGCCAGCGCGAATGGGATATCCAGGTCGTCGATGGCAGCCGCATGGTCCTGACGCCGACTCAGGCCGGGCTGACACAAGCGATCGACACCGCGATGGGCGATGCGACCGAAGTCGTCCGCCGCCGCATCGACGAGCTCGGCACGCGCGAGCCGACGATCATCCGCCAGGGCAGCAACCGCATCGTCGTGCAGGTGCCCGGGCTCGACAATCCGCAGGCGCTGAAGGATCTGCTCGGCAAGACCGCCAAGCTCGAATTCAAGCTGGTCGACGAGACCGCGACGGCGCAGCAGCTCGCATCCAAGCAGGCGCCGGTGGGCAGCCAGGTGCTCGCTTATCCGACCAATCCCGCGGGCATCCCGCTGATCGCGGTAAAGCGCTCGGTGATCCTGTCGGGCGATCAGCTGACCGACGCGCGGCAGGAATTCAGCCAGCAGACCAACGAGCCACAGGTCGCGATCACGTTCGACAGCCAAGGCGGGCGCAAGTTCGCGCAGGTGACGCGCGAGAACGTCAACAAGCCGTTCGCGATCATCCTCGACAATCAGGTGATCTCGGCGCCGAACATCAACGAGCCGATCCTCGGCGGCCGCGCGCAGATCTCGGGTAGCTTCACCGTCGAAAGCGCCAATGCGCTGGCGATCGCGCTGCGCTCGGGCAAGTTGCCGGTGGCGTTGAAGGTGATCGAGGAATCGACCGTCGGGCCTGATCTTGGCGCCGAATCGATCCGCGCCGGCATCCTCGCCTCCGCGGTGGCGGTGGCGCTCGTGGTTGCGTTCATGCTCGTCACATACGGCCGCTTCGGCGTCTATGCGAACCTGGCGGTCGTCATCAACGTGTTCGTCATCGTAGGCGTGCTCGCGCTGATCGGCGGGACGCTCACGCTGCCCGGAATCGCCGGCTTCGTGCTGACGATTGGCACCGCGGTTGACGCCAACGTGCTGATCAACGAGCGCATCCGCGAAGAGCGCCGGCGCGGCCGATCGGTGTCGCAATCGATCGAGCTGGGCTATTCCGAAGCCAGCCGCACGATCTTCGAGGCGAACATGACGCATGCCATCTCGGGCATCATCATGTTCCTGCTCGGATCGGGGCCAGTGAAGGGCTTCGCGGTCGTCCTGCTGATCGGCATCGCCACCAGCGTGTTCACCGCCGTGCTGTTCACCCGCATGCTGACGGTGCAGTGGTTGCGCCGCACCAAGCCCAAGACGATCAACATATGA